A genomic segment from Clarias gariepinus isolate MV-2021 ecotype Netherlands chromosome 11, CGAR_prim_01v2, whole genome shotgun sequence encodes:
- the LOC128533530 gene encoding olfactory receptor 52K1-like, with protein MVAPAQNISFTTFKLNGFLALGEWRPILSIPYLLMFLLSMISNSILIYLIISQRALHSPMCVLIGLMAIVDLCLPIVFVPNMLISFIFNWNGISLLGCLAQMFFLYVVGTFQSTILLWMALDRFFAICRPLYYHTYMKIPNCLKFIMLPVIRNVLLIVMIVSWAGNLSFCVTNEIDHCFCEHMAVVQLACGDISINNLLGLLAIFLITIIDGLLVILSYSIILSYVLKTGKGSVKAINTCITHMIVMIVTATFALIAFISYRIRNNFSSSNRVFLSTMYLLFPSCFNPIIYGVRTKEIREHFLKFMNHLMS; from the coding sequence ATGGTGGCTCCAgcacaaaatatttcatttacaacttttaaattaaatggatTTCTTGCTTTGGGAGAATGGCGGCCCATTCTGTCCATTCCCTATCTACTTATGTTTCTATTGTCTATGATTTCAAATTCTattcttatatatttaattatttcccAGAGGGCTTTGCACTCACCTATGTGTGTGCTAATTGGTCTTATGGCGATTGTAGACTTGTGTTTACCAATAGTTTTTGTACCAAATATGCTGATTAGTTTCATATTCAACTGGAATGGAATTTCCCTGTTGGGCTGTTTGGCGCAAATGTTTTTCCTTTATGTAGTTGGTACTTTTCAGTCTACTATACTGCTTTGGATGGCTCTAGATCGGTTCTTTGCTATATGTCGACCTCTTTATTACCACACATACATGAAAATTCCCAATTGTCTTAAGTTTATTATGTTACCTGTTATCAGAAATGTACTCTTAATTGTAATGATAGTGTCTTGGGCTGGAAATTTATCTTTCTGTGTAACAAATGAGATAGATCACTGTTTTTGTGAACACATGGCAGTAGTTCAGCTGGCTTGTGGAGATATTTCAATCAACAATTTATTGGGACTTTTAGCTATTTTCCTTATAACAattattgatggtttattggtTATATTATCATATTCAATAATACTGTCTTATGTTTTAAAAACTGGCAAAGGTAGTGTCAAAGCTATTAACACTTGTATAACACATATGATTGTCATGATAGTTACAGCTACATTTGCCTTAATTGCTTTTATCTCATACAGAATAAGAAATAACTTTTCTTCCTCCAACCGTGTCTTTTTGAGCACAATGTACTTGCTTTTTCCAAGTTGTTTCAACCCAATTATTTATGGAGTACGAACCAAAGAAATAagagaacattttttaaaatttatgaaCCACCTTATGTcttaa